Proteins encoded within one genomic window of bacterium:
- a CDS encoding fibronectin type III domain-containing protein: MKHSPWLVILVATPLLAQAAQKPPAAPRLDARMLAPDRNQLSNPSFEAPTTDLPPSYGVLANGECFSVSRDVALHGQASLRVRVPATTTGAAVLAQRAPGCGRCTYELSGWVRPDASGGGVTLALEALGERDRPLARQVTDPAAATGEGWRPLAVRLQAPAETELVRVSVEGAPGAVACVDALRLAIVAGPRRRSYGPHVTDLHVTRTEAAWATIQWTGPAGAYEVSYRHQNWPRNRRVTLDGIPGFVYSLVGLQADAPYQVRVRPMWPEHYDEAGHVVPAPVTPTPPEPLVFTTKPWQYREAGPLRIWPMAPVPAPGNVGHNPRLGAAQGHLYLAQESDGGVALLKIAPEPLKVVWSKQVVPPPTDGPAPVLRDLHVEGESLDLLVQRGPQEVALLRLGLDGEQVAPETVLPLCAAPARIAQAGLAVFRDGLWVVWVESTADDPTHGLLRLGLLAEGGLTKTFAWDKAPVAYPGDASAAGYGDELRIAFCDAPSASGFQPLRLVSFNGLDFGSLRKLRDMGCNRQPRARQFGPALHVAYASDVNYLGQRGRYCDLMLTTLLPGTLELETVTVVDDRKYNCSPGLSVLGESLWLVHEKLESAPTAETPRPRSYGVFIGRADFGPPPRTAPRPPRRGTGPSVLSPLPASPPPSN; this comes from the coding sequence AGGCGGCGCAGAAGCCCCCGGCCGCCCCGCGTCTGGATGCCCGGATGCTGGCGCCGGACCGCAACCAGCTCTCCAACCCTTCGTTCGAGGCCCCGACGACCGACTTGCCGCCCTCCTATGGCGTTCTCGCCAACGGCGAGTGTTTCAGCGTGTCGCGTGATGTAGCCCTGCACGGGCAGGCGTCGCTGCGCGTGCGCGTCCCGGCCACGACCACCGGCGCGGCGGTGCTGGCTCAGCGCGCGCCCGGGTGCGGACGATGCACCTACGAACTGTCCGGCTGGGTGCGGCCGGACGCGAGCGGCGGGGGCGTCACACTGGCGCTGGAGGCCTTGGGGGAGCGGGACCGTCCGCTGGCCCGGCAGGTCACCGATCCAGCCGCGGCGACGGGGGAGGGGTGGCGGCCGCTCGCGGTGCGGCTGCAGGCTCCGGCGGAGACGGAGTTGGTGCGCGTGTCGGTCGAGGGCGCGCCCGGCGCGGTGGCCTGTGTGGACGCGTTGCGACTGGCGATCGTGGCCGGGCCGCGACGCCGCTCCTACGGCCCGCACGTGACCGACCTGCATGTCACGCGCACCGAGGCCGCCTGGGCCACGATCCAGTGGACGGGGCCGGCGGGGGCGTACGAGGTGAGCTACCGCCATCAGAACTGGCCGCGCAACCGGCGCGTGACCCTCGACGGTATCCCTGGCTTCGTGTACTCCCTGGTCGGCCTGCAGGCCGACGCGCCCTACCAGGTGCGGGTGCGGCCCATGTGGCCGGAGCATTATGACGAGGCGGGGCATGTCGTGCCGGCGCCGGTGACGCCGACGCCACCGGAGCCGCTGGTCTTCACCACGAAGCCGTGGCAGTACCGGGAGGCGGGGCCGCTGCGGATCTGGCCGATGGCGCCCGTGCCGGCGCCGGGGAACGTCGGGCACAACCCGCGCCTGGGCGCGGCGCAGGGCCATCTGTACCTGGCGCAGGAGTCTGACGGGGGCGTGGCCCTACTCAAGATCGCCCCGGAGCCTCTGAAGGTCGTCTGGTCCAAACAGGTTGTCCCGCCACCGACGGATGGCCCCGCGCCCGTCCTGCGCGACCTGCACGTCGAGGGCGAGTCCCTGGACCTGTTAGTCCAGCGCGGGCCTCAAGAAGTGGCCCTACTCCGCCTGGGCCTCGATGGGGAGCAGGTGGCGCCGGAGACGGTCCTGCCGCTGTGCGCAGCCCCGGCGCGCATAGCCCAGGCGGGCCTGGCGGTGTTCCGTGACGGCCTGTGGGTGGTGTGGGTGGAGAGCACGGCGGACGATCCGACGCACGGGCTGCTGCGCCTGGGGCTGCTCGCCGAGGGAGGTCTCACCAAGACCTTCGCCTGGGACAAGGCGCCGGTCGCGTACCCCGGCGACGCCTCAGCGGCGGGGTATGGCGACGAGTTGCGGATCGCGTTCTGCGATGCCCCGTCCGCGTCGGGCTTCCAGCCGCTACGTCTGGTGAGCTTCAACGGCCTCGACTTCGGGTCTTTGCGCAAGCTGCGCGACATGGGCTGCAACCGCCAGCCGCGCGCGCGGCAGTTCGGCCCGGCCCTCCACGTGGCGTACGCCTCCGACGTCAACTACCTGGGGCAGCGGGGGCGGTACTGTGACCTCATGCTGACCACGTTGCTGCCGGGAACGCTCGAACTGGAGACGGTGACTGTCGTTGACGACCGAAAGTACAACTGCTCCCCGGGCCTCAGCGTGTTGGGCGAGTCCCTGTGGCTCGTGCACGAGAAGCTCGAGTCGGCGCCGACGGCCGAGACGCCACGGCCCCGCAGCTACGGTGTGTTCATCGGCCGGGCGGACTTCGGCCCGCCTCCTCGCACCGCCCCCCGGCCGCCGCGTCGCGGGACCGGACCATCCGTCCTTTCCCCCCTGCCTGCGTCCCCACCCCCCTCGAATTGA
- a CDS encoding Gfo/Idh/MocA family oxidoreductase translates to MACEQVGFGVIGTGVWGETHLKAYSWAPQIRLAAVCDTNEQLGRQRAEQYGAESFTTDYRELLAHPDIQAVSVVTPDFLHREIAVAAAEAGKHILIEKPMATTMEDCEAMRDAAQANGVTLMVDFHNRFNPSFVALKQALTAGQMGEPQMMSLRLNDTIYVPTGMLSWSRNSSVLWFLGSHSLDLARWLFEDEVERVYCVARSRVLKARGYDTPDFFHTICEFRGGGVAHVENCWILSDAYPTVCDLKCEFVGSEGTAVFSVVKNATAELYSDHALRPFGSTPQVVYPDTNVLMDTYGKPTGFGVESILYFADCVIQGKQPFITPEDGLQNTKVLLAALESARTGQPVGIQ, encoded by the coding sequence ATGGCTTGCGAACAGGTTGGTTTCGGCGTGATCGGAACGGGCGTGTGGGGAGAGACACACCTGAAGGCCTACTCCTGGGCTCCCCAGATCCGCCTGGCCGCCGTGTGCGACACGAACGAGCAGTTGGGGCGCCAGCGCGCCGAGCAGTACGGCGCTGAGAGCTTCACGACCGACTACCGCGAGCTGCTCGCCCACCCCGACATCCAGGCCGTCTCGGTCGTGACGCCTGACTTCCTCCACCGCGAGATTGCCGTCGCTGCCGCCGAGGCCGGCAAGCACATCCTCATCGAGAAGCCGATGGCCACCACGATGGAGGACTGCGAGGCTATGCGCGACGCTGCGCAGGCCAATGGCGTCACCCTCATGGTGGACTTCCACAACCGCTTCAATCCCTCGTTCGTCGCGCTCAAGCAGGCCCTGACGGCCGGACAGATGGGCGAGCCACAGATGATGTCCCTGCGGCTCAACGACACTATCTACGTGCCCACGGGCATGCTGAGCTGGAGTCGCAACTCGAGCGTACTGTGGTTCCTGGGGTCGCACTCGCTGGACCTGGCCAGGTGGCTGTTCGAGGACGAGGTGGAGCGGGTCTACTGCGTGGCGCGGTCGCGGGTGCTCAAGGCCCGGGGCTATGACACCCCCGACTTCTTCCACACCATCTGCGAGTTCCGGGGCGGCGGCGTGGCCCATGTCGAGAACTGCTGGATCCTCTCGGACGCCTACCCCACGGTGTGTGACCTGAAGTGTGAGTTCGTCGGGTCGGAGGGCACGGCGGTCTTCAGCGTGGTCAAGAACGCCACTGCCGAGCTGTACAGCGACCACGCGCTCCGTCCGTTCGGCTCCACGCCGCAGGTCGTGTACCCGGACACGAACGTCCTCATGGACACCTACGGCAAGCCGACCGGCTTCGGAGTCGAGAGCATTCTGTATTTCGCGGACTGCGTCATCCAGGGCAAGCAACCATTCATCACCCCGGAAGACGGGCTGCAGAACACGAAGGTGCTGCTGGCAGCGCTTGAATCAGCCCGCACGGGACAGCCGGTAGGTATCCAGTAA